From Terriglobales bacterium:
ATCCATGCCCTAACCCTGCTGGCCATCCTGCTCTTCGCCGCGCCCCTGGCGAAGTTTATTCCACTGGCCGTGCTCGCGGCCATCTTGATGGTGGTCTCCTGGAACATGGGCGAGTGGAAACAGATTCCCGAACTACTGCGCCTGAGCAAGCTGGAAATCGCCGTGTGGTTGATCACGCTGCTGCTCACGGTCTTCGCCGATCTCACCGTCGCGGTCGAAATGGGAATGATCCTGGCAGTGTTGATTTACATCCGGAACGTCACCGCGACGACTACCGTGTCAGAAGTTACCAACGAGTATCTAGAAGACGGCCGTCTTCACATCCTGCAAGACAAGCAGATTCCGCCTTATGTAACCATACTGCGTATTCACGGCCCGTTCCTGTTTGGCTCATCCGACAAGATCAACGACATTTTGGGGAAGATTCCGGAGATGCCCGCGATCATCGTGGTCAGGCTGCGCAACATGACTGCGCTGGATGCGACAGGTCTGCAAGCCCTTCAGGAATTTGCCGACGCTGTGCACGAAACCGGGCGCGGACTGATTTTCTGTGGTGCGCCCTCGCAGCCCGCCAAGCTCATGCACCGTGCCGACTTTGAAGAACATATCGGCACAGGAAATGTATGTCCAAATGTGCAGGCTGCACTCGCGCGAGCCGCGCAAATATTCCAGGAGCTCCCCGAAGCCACGCGAACATTGGGTTTGCATCGGCGTCGCTCCGATCTGGTAGCGCATTCTGCGTCGCCGCAGGGCTAACAAGCTGCCTCATCGAGCGATCACACCGAACACTGTCATCCTGAGCCCCTCTTTCGGGCGAAGGATCTCCCGCCATGCATCATGCGGTTACGCGCTGTCATGGCTTTTTGGCGAGTACTTCTGGGCCGAAAAGCCACGATGCGGCAGGTGCATCCCATAGCTCGCGGGAGGTCCTTCGCCGGGCTCAGGATGACAATAGAAAATTGATTCGCAAATCGACGGAGTCCACGAATTGAGTTCCTCGATTCCTTACACTGATCCGTCAACAGGGCTGAGATACAGTAATGGCACCGCATGACCGAATTCACGAGAATCAGCCGGCTCCCGCCCTACGTCTTTAACGTAATCGGCGAGCTGAAGGCGGCCGCGCGCAAGCATGGCGAAGATGTGATCGACTTCAGCATGGGTAATCCCGATGGCCCCACGCCGCCGCACATCGTCGCCAAGCTGGTGGAGGCGGCGAAACGTCCAGGCACGCAACGCTATTCGGTTTCAAAGGGAATTCCACGCCTGCGGCGCGCGATCTGCGAGTGGTATCGCCGGCGCTATCAAGTAGAACTCGATCCCGAAACCGAAGCGATCGTCACCATCGGTTCCAAAGAGGGAATCGCGCATCTGTGCCTCGCCGTGCTCGACCGCGGTGATGCTGTGCTGGTGCCGAATCCCAGCTATCCGATTCATATCTATGGACCGGTTATTGCCGGAGCCGGCATTCGATCCATCCCAATGCGGACCGGCGTGGACTTCATTGCCGAACTTGAGCAGGCCATACGGCTGATGTCTCCGCGCCCCAAGCTCCTGATCCTGAACTTTCCTTCCAATCCCACAACCCATTGCGTCGATTTGGCGTTTTTCGAGCGCATCGTCGCGCTCTGTAAAGAGTACGGCGTCTTCGTGGTCCACGACCTCGCCTACGCCGATATCGTCTTCGACGGTTACTGCGCGCCGTCGATTCTGCAAGTGCCCGGCGCCCGCGAAATCGCCGTGGAATTCTTTACTCTGTCCAAGAGCTACAACATGCCCGGCTGGCGCGTGGGATTCATGGTCGGCAATGCAAAGCTCGTCGCAGCACTCGCCCGCCTGAAAAGCTACTTCGACTACGGGACGTTTACGCCGATTCAGGTCGCGGCCATCGCCGCACTCGATGGTCCACAGGAGTGCGTGAAGGATATCTGCGAGACCTATCTCAAGCGACGCGACTGTCTCGTCGATGGCCTGGCGAAGTTGAAATGGCAGGTTGAGCGACCGAAAGCCACAATGTTTGTGTGGGCTCCAATTCCTGAAAGCTATCGCAAGTTAGGATCGATCGAGTTCTCAAAAAAACTGCTGACCGAAGCGCAGATAGCAGTGAGTCCAGGCATCGGCTTCGGCGAATTGGGTGACGACTCGGTGCGTTTTGCTCTCATCGAGAACGAAGAACGGACGCGCCAGGCGCTGCGTGGGGTGAAGAAGATGTTCAAGAAGGGTGGGGTCGGTGGTTGAACCCGACGTGTTTGCGATGACCAGATTGCATTTCAGTCGCGTCGTTTCCATTGACGGAATATTCCATAGATGATATATTCCCTCTATGGCATGGGAGGTGGAATTCACCAATGCATTCGAGCTTTGGTGGGGCAGCCTCAGTGAAGATCAGCAGGAGGAAATCAACGCCAAAGTCTTACTCTTGGAAGAGCGGGGTCCGATTCTTCCACGCCCGCATTCGGACCTAATCAGCACTTCCAGACACTCGAACATGAAGGAACTTCGCGGGAGCGTGAATGAAGCTCAGCTTCGAGTCCTGTACGCCTTCGATCCGCGTAGAACCGCAATTTTGCTTATTGGAGGCGACAAGACGGGAAACCCAAACTGGTATGAACAATTTGTTCCCATTGCCGACGATCTATTCGATCGGCATTTGAGGCAAATAGAGAAAGAAAGACAAACCAAGAGGATTCGTCGTGGCAAAAAAGTTTAGTACGTTACGATTCAAGATGTCTCCGGCGTCGCGGGCTCGGTCGGAGCAGCGAGCCGATCGGTATCGTGCTGAGATGGCTCTGGACGAGTTGAGGGAAGCTCGCCAGTTGACACAGAACGCCCTGGCCGAGATTCTCAACGTGAATCAGTCAGCCATATCGAAGCTTGAACGCCGGACTGACATGTACGTCAGCACTCTGCGACACATTGTGAAGGGCATGGGTGGCGAGCTGAAGATAGAGGCCGTTTTCCCCGATGGCAGAGTCGTCATCAAGAAGTTTCGAAGTGTCAGCAAACCAGCGCGACGCGTGCGCAGGGCGGCTGGTTAAGGCCTGCATACGCGGATCAATCCGGCACGCGATTGACAATTTACCCCCCACCCGCGAGAATGTGAACTCAGTGAAGCTGCATACGCTCATCCCGGCCCCGCTCCCGTGCACCCCGCCGGTGTACCTGCGTCCGCGGGATTGGAGTGAGCGCTTTCACGAATAGTTAATTAAACGCACTTATCTCCAAGGCCCACGGTCGCAAGACCGTGGGCTTTTTGCTTTTGGTTGCAACACATCGATGTCCGAGAAAACCAAACCTTCCAAAACTGTCATCCTGAGTCCGCCGCGGCGGACGAAGGACCTCCCGCGATGTGTCGAACTTAGTCGCCGCCGATCGGCTTTTTGGCAAGGGTGCTCGTGTAAAAGCCACGACACAGCAATTGAGTCCGACATATTCCAGGAGGTCCTTCGGGCCAACATCGGGCCTCAGGATGACAGCGTCAGAGTAGGCCACTTATAGGCAGAAGAATCATGAATACCAAAACAGAACTAAACAACCTCCGTCACCAACTACGCCGCGCCAGAACCATCGTGGTCAAAGTCGGAACCAAAGTCCTGGTGCAGTCCGATGGCAGTGTCGCTAAAGACGTGCTGAAGGAGCTAGTGAAATCCGTCAGCACGCTGCGAATGAGTGGACGTCGTGTTCTCCTCGTCACATCTGGCGCAATTGGAATTGGCTCCAGGCGGCTCAGCGTCTCTTCCGAGATGGTGCCGGTATGCGCCGCCGCCGGCCAGAGCGCGCTTACCGCGCTCTATCACGTTGAGTTTGGGAATCTGGGAATCGCCGCTGCGCAGGTGCTGGTGACCGATCAGGACTTCACAGAACCCGAACGCCACCGGCGACTCTGCGACACGCTGAACTACCTCACGCGGTTAGAAGTCGTTCCCATCATCAACGAGAACCATTTCGCGACGCACACGCCGAACGCGAAGATCGGGGACCGGGTGTTCTCCGAGAATGACATGCTTGCCTCGCTGATTGCCTCGGCGACCCGCGCCGACTTGCTTGTGCTTTTGACCGACGTTGATGGCGTTTACACAGAACATCCAGCCGGAGCGCGCGCCGCAATCATTCCCGAGATCAAGGGAAGCGCGCGGGAAATTGGACTGAATGAGCAAGTGGGCGAGCTTGGCCGCGGAGGCATACGCGCGAAGCTTCACGCCGTCGCGCACGCCATCGAAAGCACGCGGCTGTTCGCAGTGATTGCCAACGGGCGCACTCCCGAAGTTCTGGAGCAGATCGTCAGAGGACACCAAATTGGGACTCTGATCGCTCCCGCGGAGGCCCAGTGATGTCTGCCATCGTGCAAGATGCAATCGCAGCGAAAGCAGCTTCCCGGCTGCTGGCGGTGCTTGATTCAGCCACCAGGAACGACGCTCTGTACCGGATGGCTAGCTCGCTTGAGCAATCTTCCGACGCGCTCCTCACGGTGAACCGCGAAGACGTGGAAGAAGCTCGAGCGCAGTCTCTGTCCTCTTCCTCCTTAACTCGCATGACTTTAACCACCGAAAAGGTGCAACAAATGGCGGTTGGCCTCAGAGCAGTCGCCGCGCTGGAAGATCCGGTCGGAAAGGTTCTGCTTCGCTCTGAGCTAGACGAAGGCCTCGAACTCGAAAAGATCACGACTCCCTTCGGAGTGATCGCAGCTATTGTCGAGGCTCGGCCCGATGCCGTTACACAGCTCTGCGCGCTGGCTTTGAAGTCAGGCAACGCGCTCATGATCAAGGCCGGCACCGAGATCAGCCGCACAACGCGCGCAATTCTCGCTGCATTCGCGAAGGCACTCGAGTCAACACGCATTCCGCCGCACGCATTCACGAATGTCGAAGGACGAGAGGCAACCCATGAACTTCTCGCTCTGCAGGATTACGTGGACCTGGTTGTGCCTCGCGGCAGTTCCGATCTGGTTCGATTTGTCGCCGCCAACACCCGGATTCCAGTGATTGGCCATGCGGACGGTGTCTGCCACATCTACGTAGAGACCTCCGCGAGTCGGGAGATGGCGATTTCCCTGATTCTCGACGCCAAGACTCAGGCTCCAGCCACCTGTAACGCAGTGGAAACAGTTCTCGTGGACCGGGTGATCGCAAGTGAATTCCTGCCGGTGTTGTTCGAAAAGCTGCGAACGGCTGGAGTGAAAGTGCGGGGTTGCGCGGTCACACGCGCGGTGTGCGGGCAAGCAGTCGAATTAGTTGAGGAAACCGAATGGCACACGGAATACGCAGATCTGACGCTCGCGATTCGCGTTGTGCCCGGCATGGAGGCAGCGATCGGACATATAGAAACCTTTGGCTCACACCACACCGACTGCATTGTGACCGAAGACGACAGACTCGCAAGCCGATTTCTGCGCAGTGTAGATTCAGCGGGAGTGTTTCACAACGTTTCCACCAGATTTGCAGATGGATATCGCTATGGTTTCGGCGCCGAAGTGGGAATCGCGACCGGGAAGCTACACGCGCGTGGACCCGTGGGACTGGAGGGACTGGTGACGTACAAGTACGTGTTGGCGGGGAATGGCCAGTGTGTTGGTCAGTACGTTGGTGCCAATGCGCGTCGGTTCAAGCATTCAGATGGAAGAAGTGAGATGGCGTAGCGAAGAATTCAAAGCACTGTCATCCTGAGGCCCGGTCTTGGCCGAAGGATCTCCCGGAATATGTTGGACTTAATTGCTGCATCGCGGCTCTTACACGAGGATTTCGCCAAAGAGCCGCAACAGTGCGACGAAATGCGAAGCATTGCCGGGAGATTCCTTCGACAAGCTCAGGACCAAAACCAGGCCTCAGGATGACAGACTCTCAATACACCTTGGGCCTAAATCGTCACCCGCCCACTACGAATCCCAATACTCACCGCCTCGGTACGCGACGAGGCTCCGAGCTTTCCCAGAATAGAGCTAATGTGAAACTTCACCGTGTGCGTTGAAATGTGCAGCCGCGATGAGATCTCCTTATTCGACAGTCCTTCGGCCAGCATTGTCAGCACTTCCTGCTCGCGTTCTGTGAGTTCTTCGGGAGAGGACGTTCCGACAAACGACGATCCAGATTCCTCGCGTGTAAAGGCCGGGTCGATCACCTGCAACCCAGCACGAACAGCTCGCAAGGCAGATTGAAGACGAGCGGGGGCTATGTCAAGCGATACCACTCCCGCCACCCCGGAGCGCAACAAGTGAGAGACGGTGCCGCGTGGGGGAGCCTTGCCGATCCAGATCACGCACACGTTCCCCGCGGCTGGGGTCAGCAAGCTTGGCGCTGGCGATGACGGCAGCGGAGTTGAAGGGTCTAGCGTGATCAGGAGGACATCGTAGGACTCTCTCTCGGCGCTTACCCGTGCTCCAGCGCGACGCGCAAGCGCCTCAATTCGTGCACGCAGTGACGCAGAACTGGCGCTAATCGCCACCATGAGTGGCGCATCCTCCTCCGCCAACGCTGCTTTGCGCGGCACATCTGCTACAAAAGCCGTCCGCATAGGTTTCTTTATTGATGCTTTAACGCCGCGGCCGGTCCG
This genomic window contains:
- the alaC gene encoding alanine transaminase, whose amino-acid sequence is MTEFTRISRLPPYVFNVIGELKAAARKHGEDVIDFSMGNPDGPTPPHIVAKLVEAAKRPGTQRYSVSKGIPRLRRAICEWYRRRYQVELDPETEAIVTIGSKEGIAHLCLAVLDRGDAVLVPNPSYPIHIYGPVIAGAGIRSIPMRTGVDFIAELEQAIRLMSPRPKLLILNFPSNPTTHCVDLAFFERIVALCKEYGVFVVHDLAYADIVFDGYCAPSILQVPGAREIAVEFFTLSKSYNMPGWRVGFMVGNAKLVAALARLKSYFDYGTFTPIQVAAIAALDGPQECVKDICETYLKRRDCLVDGLAKLKWQVERPKATMFVWAPIPESYRKLGSIEFSKKLLTEAQIAVSPGIGFGELGDDSVRFALIENEERTRQALRGVKKMFKKGGVGG
- a CDS encoding type II toxin-antitoxin system RelE/ParE family toxin, with the translated sequence MAWEVEFTNAFELWWGSLSEDQQEEINAKVLLLEERGPILPRPHSDLISTSRHSNMKELRGSVNEAQLRVLYAFDPRRTAILLIGGDKTGNPNWYEQFVPIADDLFDRHLRQIEKERQTKRIRRGKKV
- a CDS encoding XRE family transcriptional regulator, giving the protein MAKKFSTLRFKMSPASRARSEQRADRYRAEMALDELREARQLTQNALAEILNVNQSAISKLERRTDMYVSTLRHIVKGMGGELKIEAVFPDGRVVIKKFRSVSKPARRVRRAAG
- a CDS encoding glutamate-5-semialdehyde dehydrogenase translates to MSAIVQDAIAAKAASRLLAVLDSATRNDALYRMASSLEQSSDALLTVNREDVEEARAQSLSSSSLTRMTLTTEKVQQMAVGLRAVAALEDPVGKVLLRSELDEGLELEKITTPFGVIAAIVEARPDAVTQLCALALKSGNALMIKAGTEISRTTRAILAAFAKALESTRIPPHAFTNVEGREATHELLALQDYVDLVVPRGSSDLVRFVAANTRIPVIGHADGVCHIYVETSASREMAISLILDAKTQAPATCNAVETVLVDRVIASEFLPVLFEKLRTAGVKVRGCAVTRAVCGQAVELVEETEWHTEYADLTLAIRVVPGMEAAIGHIETFGSHHTDCIVTEDDRLASRFLRSVDSAGVFHNVSTRFADGYRYGFGAEVGIATGKLHARGPVGLEGLVTYKYVLAGNGQCVGQYVGANARRFKHSDGRSEMA
- a CDS encoding response regulator transcription factor, which codes for MRTAFVADVPRKAALAEEDAPLMVAISASSASLRARIEALARRAGARVSAERESYDVLLITLDPSTPLPSSPAPSLLTPAAGNVCVIWIGKAPPRGTVSHLLRSGVAGVVSLDIAPARLQSALRAVRAGLQVIDPAFTREESGSSFVGTSSPEELTEREQEVLTMLAEGLSNKEISSRLHISTHTVKFHISSILGKLGASSRTEAVSIGIRSGRVTI